The Lycium ferocissimum isolate CSIRO_LF1 chromosome 1, AGI_CSIRO_Lferr_CH_V1, whole genome shotgun sequence genome includes a region encoding these proteins:
- the LOC132062151 gene encoding GDP-mannose 3,5-epimerase 2 → MGTSVETKYGEYTYENLEREPYWPSEKLRISITGAGGFIASHIARRLKTEGHYVIASDWKKNEHMSEDMFCHEFHLVDLRVMDNCLKVTKGVDHVFNLAADMGGMGFIQSNHSVIMYNNTMISFNMMEASRINGIKRFFYASSACIYPEFKQLETNVSLKEADAWPAEPQDAYGLEKLATEELCKHYNKDFGIECRIGRFHNIYGPFGTWKGGREKAPAAFCRKALTSTDKFEMWGDGKQTRSFTFIDECVEGVLRLTKSDFREPVNIGSDEMVSMNEMAEIVLSFDGKNLPIHHIPGPEGVRGRNSDNTLIKEKLGWAPSMRLKDGLRITYFWIKEQIEKEKLKGGDVSAYGSSKVVGTQAPVELGSLRAADGKE, encoded by the exons ATGGGAACTTCTGTCGAAACCAAATATGGAGAATACACATATGAAAACCTTGAGCGGGAACCCTACTGGCCTTCAGAGAAGCTTCGAATCTCTATTACGGGAGCTGGTGGATTCATAGCCTCACACATTGCAAGGCGTCTGAAGACGGAGGGGCATTACGTTATTGCTTCCGACTGGAAGAAGAATGAGCACATGTCTGAGGACATGTTCTGTCATGAGTTCCATCTTGTTGATCTTAGGGTTATGGATAACTGTTTGAAAGTCACAAAAGGAGTTGATCATGTGTTCAATCTCGCTGCTGATATGGGAGGTATGGGCTTCATTCAGTCCAACCACTCAGTGATCATGTATAACAACACTATGATCAGCTTTAACATGATGGAGGCTTCAAGAATCAACGGTATTAAGAG GTTCTTTTATGCATCCAGTGCATGCATCTACCCTGAATTTAAGCAGTTGGAAACCAACGTGAGCTTAAAGGAGGCTGATGCTTGGCCTGCTGAG CCTCAAGATGCTTACGGCTTAGAAAAGCTGGCAACAGAGGAGTTATGTAAGCACTACAACAAGgactttggaattgaatgtCGCATTGGACGTTTCCATAACATTTACGGTCCATTTGGAACATGGAAAG GTGGACGCGAGAAAGCACCAGCAGCTTTTTGTAGAAAAGCCCTCACTTCCACTGACAAATTCGAAATGTGGGGAGATGGAAAGCAAACTCGATCTTTCACCTTCATTGATGAATGTGTTGAAGGTGTTTTGAG GTTAACAAAATCAGACTTTAGAGAGCCTGTGAACATCGGAAGTGATGAGATGGTAAGCATGAATGAGATGGCAGAGATAGTCCTCAGCTTTGATGGCAAGAACCTTCCTATCCATCACATCCCTGGACCAGAGGGTGTGCGTGGTCGAAACTCTGACAACACTCTCATCAAGGAAAAGCTTGGGTGGGCCCCTAGTATGAGATTAAAG GATGGGTTGAGAATTACATATTTCTGGATCAAGGAACAAAttgagaaagagaagttgaagggtGGCGATGTGTCCGCTTATGGGTCATCCAAAGTTGTGGGAACACAAGCTCCGGTTGAATTGGGCTCCCTTCGGGCTGCCGATGGCAAAGAGTGA
- the LOC132062238 gene encoding armadillo repeat-containing protein LFR-like, with protein sequence MQKREQSKLTGSTGGSAAPPAKRGRPFGSGNSNAAAAAAAAAAAADSAAPSTLLGPSLQVHSAFAEQNNKRIVLALQSGLKSELTWALNALTLLSFKEKDEVRKDATPLAKIPGLLDALLQVIDDWRDIALPRVLVKAPRVRLLGANSAVTGFGLEYDALNSNESFPNPSTGAGAANRESSVRKSNTKSRPAGLWFEEDGLFNLDEEGRIEKQQCAVAASNIVRNFSFMPENEVIMGQHRHCLETLFQCLADYITEDEELVTNALETVVNIGPLIDLRIFSSSKPSFIKMTEKRAVQALMGVLGSAVKAWHCAAAELIGRLIINPDNEPFLLPFASQIYKRLVDIMSQPATDAQAAAIGALYNLSEINMDCRLKLASERWAIDRLLKVIKMPHPVPEVCRKAATILENLVSEPQNKPLLLVHENAFAEMLFGDPRYSDIFARILYELTSRPSNKMASARGIWGM encoded by the exons ATGCAGAAAAGAGAGCAATCAAAGCTAACCGGATCAACTGGTGGCTCGGCTGCACCGCCGGCTAAAAGAGGTCGCCCATTTGGTAGCGGAAATAGCAACGCCGCCGCTGCAGCCGCCGCCGCCGCAGCAGCAGCTGACTCAGCAGCTCCTTCAACACTACTCGGCCCTTCACTTCAAGTTCACTCTGCATTCGCTG AACAGAATAATAAAAGGATTGTTCTAGCTCTTCAAAGTGGATTAAAGAGTGAGCTGACATGGGCATTAAATGCCCTCACTTTGCTATCATTCAAGGAGAAAGATGAAGTCCGCAAGGATGCGACTCCTCTTGCCAAAATTCCTGGATTGCTTGATGCTCTGCTTCAAGTT ATAGATGATTGGCGTGATATAGCCTTACCAAGGGTACTTGTAAAGGCACCTCGTGTCCGGCTTTTGGGTGCAAATTCTGCGGTTACTGGATTTGGACTTGAATATGACGCATTAAACTCGAATGAATCTTTTCCCAATCCTAG CACGGGTGCTGGAGCTGCCAACAGAGAGTCGTCTGTTCGGAAGAGTAATACCAAGTCTCGCCCCGCGGGTTTGTGGTTTGAGGAAGATGGCCTATTTAATTTGGATGAGGAGGGGCGGATTGAAAAACAGCAGTGTGCTGTTGCTGCTTCAAACATTGTTCGCAACTTCTCTTTTATGCCAgagaatgaagtcatcatgggCCAGCATAGGCATTGCTTAGAAACTCTATTCCAGTGTCTGGCAGATTATATTACAG AGGATGAAGAACTTGTCACAAATGCACTCGAGACTGTAGTGAATATTGGGCCATTGATAGATCTCCGGATCTTCAGTTCCTCAAAACCTTCTTTTATCAAAATGAC GGAGAAACGTGCAGTCCAAGCTCTCATGGGAGTGCTAGGATCTGCTGTTAAGGCCTGGCATTGTGCTGCTGCTGAATTAATTGGTCGTCTTATAATAAATCCTGATAATGAACCTTTCCTACTTCCTTTTGCTTCGCAG ATTTATAAACGTTTAGTTGATATCATGAGTCAACCGGCTACTGATGCTCAAGCAGCTGCTATTGGTGCATTATATAACCTTTCAGAAATAAATATGGACTGCCGTTTGAAGCTGGCTAGTGAACGATG GGCTATTGATAGACTCTTGAAAGTAATTAAGATGCCACATCCAGTGCCAGAAGTGTGCAGGAAAGCAGCAACGATTTTGGAAAACCTTGTATCAGAGCCACAGAACAAGCCCCTCCTGCTAGTGCATGAAAATGCATTTGCCGAAATGCTTTTCGGTGACCCAAGATACTCAGATATATTTGCCAGGATACTTTACGAACTAACATCAAGGCCAAGCAACAAAATGGCATCAGCTCGAGGGATCTGGGGCATGTAA
- the LOC132062819 gene encoding jacalin-related lectin 2-like: MDMVKVGPAKGRGELGTLWKEKGRGELAQFFVAYNGIRVSSLQFLFYENSTLVLSDKHGSDNCKKFNAIVLDYPSEFLTSISGQFGEKDGISYLKTISFCTNKGSYGPFGSTATDGSDFFNFEIGNYRSFCGFRGTAHGYGIGSIGVYVKPITTSMIHFRNPLVKVKRVEDQEKVV; encoded by the coding sequence ATGGATATGGTCAAAGTTGGTCCAGCGAAAGGACGAGGAGAATTAGGAACCCtttggaaagaaaagggacgaggaGAATTAGCCCAGTTTTTTGTTGCATACAATGGTATCAGAGTTTCTTCACTGCAGTTCTTGTTCTACGAGAATAGCACATTAGTGTTGTCAGACAAACATGGTAGTGACAATTGTAAGAAGTTCAATGCAATTGTCTTGGATTATCCATCAGAGTTTCTTACTTCGATCAGTGGTCAATTCGGGGAGAAGGACGGAATTAGTTATTTGAAAACAATATCATTTTGCACCAACAAGGGATCCTATGGACCATTTGGGAGTACTGCAACTGATGGCAGCGACTTCTTCaactttgagataggaaattaTCGTTCTTTTTGTGGTTTTCGCGGCACCGCACATGGGTATGGCATTGGGAGTATTGGAGTCTATGTGAAGCCCATCACAACCTCCATGATTCATTTTAGAAATCCTCTAGTAAAGGTTAAAAGGGTAGAAGATCAAGAGAAGGTGGTTTAA